One window from the genome of Oscillatoria sp. FACHB-1406 encodes:
- a CDS encoding AAA-like domain-containing protein has protein sequence MTIISNADNRNPEQTLAEFPGGSLPLGSPFYIERPPVEQLVGQEICKPGSVIRIKAPKQMGKSSLLLRLLHQAKQFNCRTVRLDFRQIDNNIFSSLDWFLRWFCANLSRQLELTPLIEEYWDEEIGSKVSCTIYLQGYLLEQIDTPIVLVLNEINLLFEHPQIAREFMGLLRSWYEEARQQESFQKLRLVLVHSTEVYINFNINQSPFNVGLPVCLREFTLEETIHLAGAYGLDWTDESEAKKLMAVVGGQPYLIGMALYHLVTSSVSLDEILEKAHDIAGIYSSYLRERLVLLQEHPELATALKKVVRAEGGVKLDPLLAYKLEQMGLVKLEGDSITLSCNLYRKFCTVYDFGARSLPDTIKKLKSEIHTLKQVGKLDETTNFLKGSQLEFSLKNLLAELDSQSSSLSFILCEIDFFNFYTKRKQQSLSEKTLRKIAGAIRKSVFGVEHLVARYSWAQFAIVLPGLGEKSALQVAKKIHLEVKKLAIPYNLEDIGGLHSLVITVSLGLTSLNPNPETSFEGLIEVASEALHQAKIEGRNRTKSISMFEV, from the coding sequence ATGACCATCATTTCTAACGCGGACAATAGAAATCCCGAACAAACTTTGGCAGAATTTCCCGGCGGTTCCCTGCCGCTCGGTTCTCCATTTTATATCGAACGCCCTCCCGTCGAACAACTGGTCGGTCAAGAAATTTGCAAGCCGGGAAGCGTCATTCGCATTAAAGCACCCAAACAAATGGGAAAAAGTTCTTTATTGCTGCGCCTCCTTCATCAAGCCAAACAATTCAATTGCCGCACTGTTCGCCTCGATTTTAGGCAGATAGATAACAATATCTTTAGTTCTTTAGATTGGTTTTTGCGCTGGTTTTGTGCCAACCTTAGCCGTCAACTCGAACTAACACCCCTGATCGAGGAGTATTGGGATGAAGAGATTGGCAGTAAAGTAAGTTGTACGATCTATTTACAAGGCTATTTGTTAGAGCAGATCGATACTCCGATTGTTTTAGTCTTGAATGAGATTAATTTGCTATTCGAGCATCCTCAGATCGCGCGCGAGTTTATGGGTCTATTGCGCTCCTGGTATGAGGAGGCAAGGCAACAAGAAAGTTTCCAAAAACTCAGGCTGGTTCTGGTACATTCAACCGAAGTTTATATTAATTTTAATATCAATCAATCTCCTTTTAATGTGGGGTTGCCTGTTTGCTTACGCGAATTTACGTTAGAGGAAACGATCCATTTGGCAGGAGCTTATGGACTCGATTGGACGGACGAAAGCGAAGCAAAGAAACTGATGGCAGTAGTGGGGGGACAACCGTACTTAATCGGGATGGCACTTTACCATCTCGTCACCTCTTCTGTGAGTCTTGATGAAATCCTAGAAAAAGCTCATGATATTGCAGGAATTTATAGTAGCTATCTACGAGAACGCTTAGTCTTGCTGCAAGAACATCCAGAATTAGCAACGGCGCTTAAAAAAGTTGTTCGTGCTGAAGGAGGGGTCAAGTTAGACCCGCTCTTAGCCTATAAACTCGAACAGATGGGATTAGTCAAGTTAGAGGGCGATTCTATAACCTTAAGTTGTAATTTGTACCGAAAGTTTTGTACGGTTTATGATTTTGGAGCCAGAAGTCTACCCGATACTATTAAAAAATTAAAATCGGAAATTCATACATTAAAGCAAGTTGGTAAACTTGATGAAACTACTAATTTTCTCAAAGGAAGTCAATTAGAGTTCTCGCTTAAAAATCTGTTAGCAGAACTTGATTCTCAATCGAGTTCGCTCTCATTTATTTTATGCGAAATCGATTTCTTTAATTTTTATACTAAACGAAAACAACAATCTTTATCAGAAAAAACTCTGCGCAAAATTGCGGGAGCCATTCGCAAGAGTGTTTTTGGGGTAGAGCATTTAGTTGCTCGTTATAGCTGGGCGCAATTTGCAATTGTTTTACCCGGTCTTGGGGAAAAAAGCGCGCTTCAAGTTGCAAAAAAAATTCACTTGGAAGTCAAAAAGCTAGCCATTCCTTACAATCTGGAAGATATAGGAGGCTTACACTCTTTAGTGATTACCGTAAGTTTGGGATTGACGAGTTTAAATCCTAACCCAGAAACGTCTTTTGAGGGTTTAATAGAAGTTGCATCGGAGGCGTTGCATCAAGCGAAAATCGAGGGTCGAAACCGTACCAAATCGATCTCAATGTTTGAAGTCTAA
- a CDS encoding AAA-like domain-containing protein, producing the protein MTYQYQVGGSLSIDAPSYVERQADRQLYTALRAGEFCYILNSRQMGKSSILVRTRHLLQEQGYRCSSLDMTRIGSENITPDRWYKGIVAELWRGFNLLGKVNLKTWWNDLTDISPLQRLGNFVEDVLLVQFPDEEIVIFIDEIDSIISLDFAIDDFFAWIRFCYNQRTLNPEYKRLTVAIFGVATPCDLIADKNRTPFNIGTAIELHGFTSKEALTLAAGLAKKIENPEAIVRAIVQWTGGQPFLTQKLCKLAVNLLETAGEMSGKTIPLGMENYWVESIVNEYVIEKWESKDEPEHLRTIRDRLLRNSQRAGRLLGIYQQILQGIKVSSDDSSEQIELILSGLVLKTKNVLTVRNKIYEQVFNLGWVEKQLKALRPYSQIFEAWLTVQQQDNSRLLRGQALIDAKNWAQGKSLSDLDYQFLARSEQLDRQETQQALEAARLQEVEARLLLQKRSARLQKYSIAALTAALMLTGTLGAIAFWQYRQALASERRARIGEIRALVSSSEGLFIANSRLDALIEALRARQKLLLLTRADPDIKNKVEIALQQAILGADEYNRFSKPMGGSIGLAIRGDGEIIAASGRENTVNLWAKDGRLLKMLSGHKALVGSLAIAQDGKTIVSGSGDRTVKVWNADGTLRHTLTGARANMGGVAIAPNSEYIAATSEDGMLRLWDKKGTLLKTIKANTVINSGVAFTPDSQNIVAGSGKGMLNIWNLNGQLLTAMKAHELAVLDVAINPNGDTIATASFDGTVKLWQFSPNGLKLLTTLNAHDGLVIGAAFSPDGTQLASISDDKTLKLWQRDGETWEKAQLLQTFAGHRALVTSVEFSPDGKSIATASLDATVKLWNPNNALLQSINDRKSSVFGVAFAPTYPGREQIFASASTDRTVKLWKRVDGGRPLLLQTLKHQGIVMGVAFSPDGRLVATASGDSTVKLWTLQGQLRSTLKGHEGGVRRVRFSPDGKLLASGSADGTVGLWNLEGKSPVLQARLKGHQGGVWMVSFSPDGQLLASASGDATARLWTKQGKLLRTFQGHDAIVRSLAFSPDGQTLATASQDKTLKLWRLDGSELATLEGLDSIMSVAFSPDRQLLASGSADGAIQFWKLEAGQKPSLLTTLKAHTGGVWEITFSPDGQTLASASGDNKVILWNVPEVQSVDRIVRYGCDWVRDYLRTNGDLEESDRHLCDR; encoded by the coding sequence ATGACTTACCAATATCAAGTTGGTGGTAGCCTCAGTATCGATGCTCCTAGTTATGTCGAGCGACAAGCCGATCGCCAATTATATACCGCCCTCCGCGCTGGAGAATTTTGTTACATCCTCAATTCTCGGCAAATGGGGAAATCGTCAATCCTTGTCAGAACTCGCCATTTATTACAAGAACAGGGGTATCGATGCAGTAGCTTAGATATGACGCGCATTGGCAGCGAAAATATTACGCCAGATCGGTGGTATAAGGGCATAGTAGCAGAGCTATGGCGCGGCTTTAACTTGCTGGGAAAAGTCAATTTAAAAACCTGGTGGAACGATTTAACCGATATCTCCCCCTTGCAGCGCTTGGGGAATTTTGTAGAAGACGTTCTGCTGGTTCAATTTCCTGATGAAGAAATTGTTATTTTTATTGACGAAATCGATAGTATTATCAGTTTAGATTTTGCGATTGATGATTTTTTTGCTTGGATTCGCTTTTGCTACAATCAACGCACCCTGAATCCCGAATACAAGCGCTTAACTGTAGCTATTTTCGGCGTGGCAACTCCTTGCGATTTAATTGCAGATAAAAATCGCACTCCTTTTAATATCGGGACGGCGATCGAATTGCACGGATTTACAAGCAAAGAAGCACTGACGCTGGCGGCGGGATTAGCGAAAAAAATAGAGAATCCGGAAGCTATTGTCCGCGCCATTGTCCAGTGGACGGGAGGACAGCCTTTTTTAACTCAAAAGCTGTGTAAGCTGGCAGTTAACTTGTTAGAAACGGCAGGAGAGATGTCGGGAAAAACAATTCCTCTGGGGATGGAAAACTATTGGGTGGAGTCAATCGTCAATGAATACGTGATTGAGAAGTGGGAAAGTAAGGACGAACCAGAGCATTTGCGAACAATCCGCGATCGCCTACTGAGAAATTCCCAACGGGCGGGGCGATTATTAGGAATCTATCAACAAATTTTACAAGGGATAAAAGTCAGCAGCGATGATAGTTCCGAACAAATCGAGTTGATTCTTTCGGGCTTAGTCCTTAAAACCAAGAATGTTTTAACAGTCCGCAACAAAATTTATGAGCAAGTCTTTAATCTCGGTTGGGTCGAGAAACAATTAAAAGCTCTACGTCCCTACTCACAAATCTTTGAAGCTTGGCTGACGGTTCAGCAGCAAGATAACTCGCGCCTGTTACGAGGTCAAGCGTTAATCGATGCGAAGAATTGGGCGCAGGGGAAAAGCTTGAGCGATTTAGACTATCAGTTTTTAGCTCGTAGCGAGCAATTAGACAGACAAGAAACTCAACAAGCTTTAGAAGCAGCTAGACTTCAGGAAGTTGAAGCGCGATTATTGCTGCAAAAACGCAGTGCTAGACTCCAAAAATATTCGATCGCGGCGCTAACAGCCGCCTTAATGTTAACCGGCACTCTCGGCGCGATCGCTTTTTGGCAGTATCGTCAGGCTTTAGCCAGCGAACGGCGAGCGAGAATTGGTGAAATTAGAGCGTTAGTTTCTTCTTCTGAGGGTCTTTTCATTGCTAACAGTCGATTAGATGCTTTAATTGAAGCACTGCGAGCAAGGCAGAAATTGCTATTGTTAACACGAGCCGACCCCGATATTAAAAATAAGGTCGAAATTGCGCTCCAGCAAGCCATTTTAGGGGCAGATGAATACAATCGCTTCTCAAAACCGATGGGGGGAAGTATTGGTTTGGCGATTAGGGGAGATGGCGAGATAATTGCAGCCAGCGGTCGGGAAAATACGGTTAACTTGTGGGCAAAAGACGGTCGGCTGCTGAAAATGCTATCGGGACATAAAGCTTTAGTCGGGAGCTTAGCGATCGCTCAAGACGGTAAAACAATCGTATCGGGTTCGGGCGATCGCACGGTCAAAGTTTGGAATGCTGACGGGACTTTGCGCCACACTTTAACAGGCGCTCGAGCCAATATGGGTGGTGTTGCGATCGCGCCCAATAGCGAATATATCGCAGCCACCAGTGAAGACGGAATGCTGCGACTGTGGGACAAAAAAGGCACTTTACTAAAAACGATAAAAGCCAATACAGTCATTAATTCTGGCGTTGCCTTTACTCCCGATAGCCAGAATATCGTTGCCGGGAGTGGCAAGGGAATGTTGAATATTTGGAATCTTAACGGTCAGCTTCTAACTGCAATGAAGGCTCACGAATTGGCGGTGCTGGATGTTGCCATTAACCCGAACGGGGATACAATCGCCACTGCTTCTTTTGATGGTACGGTTAAACTTTGGCAATTCTCCCCAAATGGACTGAAATTGCTAACAACCCTCAATGCCCATGACGGTTTGGTCATTGGGGCTGCCTTCAGTCCCGACGGTACGCAGTTAGCGTCGATATCAGACGATAAAACCTTGAAGTTGTGGCAGCGAGATGGGGAGACTTGGGAGAAAGCCCAACTGCTGCAAACTTTCGCCGGACACCGCGCGCTCGTGACGAGTGTAGAATTCAGTCCGGACGGCAAAAGCATTGCAACTGCGAGTTTGGATGCGACAGTGAAACTCTGGAACCCCAATAATGCCTTGCTGCAATCCATCAACGATCGCAAATCATCGGTTTTCGGCGTTGCTTTTGCTCCAACTTATCCGGGACGGGAGCAGATTTTTGCTTCTGCTAGCACCGATCGCACCGTTAAACTTTGGAAGAGAGTTGATGGGGGTAGGCCGCTGCTGCTGCAAACCCTGAAGCATCAAGGCATTGTCATGGGAGTTGCTTTCAGTCCAGACGGTCGGCTTGTTGCTACGGCGAGTGGAGATTCGACGGTTAAACTCTGGACATTACAGGGTCAACTGCGCTCAACTCTCAAAGGACACGAAGGGGGAGTCAGAAGGGTTCGATTTAGTCCCGATGGCAAACTGCTGGCTTCCGGCAGTGCGGATGGTACGGTGGGATTGTGGAATCTGGAGGGGAAAAGCCCCGTTTTGCAGGCGAGATTGAAGGGACATCAAGGCGGAGTTTGGATGGTTAGTTTCAGCCCTGACGGTCAACTTCTGGCCTCGGCAAGTGGCGATGCGACGGCTAGACTTTGGACGAAGCAGGGTAAGTTGCTCAGAACGTTTCAAGGACACGATGCCATTGTCCGGTCGCTCGCGTTTAGTCCGGACGGTCAAACTCTAGCTACTGCCAGCCAGGACAAAACCCTGAAACTTTGGCGACTGGATGGCAGCGAACTGGCTACCCTTGAGGGTCTTGATAGTATCATGAGTGTAGCGTTTAGTCCCGACAGGCAATTGTTGGCTTCGGGGAGCGCCGATGGAGCGATTCAATTCTGGAAACTGGAAGCGGGTCAGAAGCCGAGCCTTTTAACCACTCTGAAGGCTCATACGGGCGGTGTTTGGGAGATTACTTTCAGTCCCGACGGTCAAACCCTCGCTTCGGCGAGTGGGGACAATAAGGTAATTTTGTGGAACGTCCCCGAGGTGCAATCTGTGGATCGCATCGTTCGTTATGGCTGCGATTGGGTGCGCGATTATTTACGCACGAATGGCGATTTGGAGGAGAGCGATCGCCATCTGTGCGATCGCTAG
- a CDS encoding biotin/lipoyl-binding protein — MTSEAKPSYPHRRYKALLPSLNSRWLLGLLLMAAIAGGAYIVYRAIAPTPKATSLVTATAQEKSLPITFTANGTIKPERTINVSPKTSGYLKQLLVKEGDRVQQGQILAYMDNSNLQGQLTQARAQLAQQEADLNKLLNGNRPEDIAQARAQLNEARSQLQQLETGNRPEDIAQADAQLNQAEVELRLAEDELQRNETLLKAGAISQQTVVQKRAARDAAQATVERDRAALKLQQRGTRSEEIAKARSQLEQRQQAFNLVNAGARPEDIAAARARVDAARGALETIQTQVNDTIIKAPFTGAVTKKYADPGSFVTPTTAGSSVEGAASNSILTLAATPLVVAYLDEANVGRVKIGQSVKISSDAYPNRPFQGKVSQIAQQATTTANVTSFEVKVALEPAAREALKIGMNVDTEFQVGELKNALLIPSAAIVRQKNGTGVYTLGTDNKPVFKPIKVGLTIGEQTEVKSGIGKQDSVLLSFPPGMEPKAQLRGPLGELTKGRNSGQNRSSPRNNNGSPPPQ, encoded by the coding sequence GCGCCCACTCCCAAAGCCACTTCCCTGGTTACAGCAACCGCGCAAGAAAAAAGCTTGCCGATTACCTTCACTGCCAACGGTACGATAAAACCGGAGCGCACGATTAATGTCAGCCCAAAAACCTCGGGATATCTCAAACAATTATTAGTGAAAGAAGGCGATCGCGTCCAGCAAGGACAAATTCTCGCCTACATGGATAATTCCAACCTCCAGGGACAACTCACCCAAGCGCGCGCCCAACTCGCCCAACAGGAAGCCGATTTAAACAAACTGCTTAACGGAAATCGCCCCGAAGATATCGCCCAAGCGCGCGCCCAACTCAACGAAGCGCGATCGCAACTGCAACAACTCGAAACCGGAAATCGCCCCGAAGATATTGCCCAAGCGGACGCACAACTCAATCAAGCAGAAGTCGAGTTGCGCCTTGCTGAAGACGAATTGCAGCGTAACGAGACACTGCTGAAGGCGGGGGCAATTTCTCAGCAAACCGTCGTTCAAAAACGAGCGGCGCGGGATGCAGCGCAGGCAACCGTAGAACGCGATCGCGCTGCCTTAAAATTGCAACAACGGGGGACAAGAAGCGAAGAAATCGCTAAAGCGCGATCGCAACTCGAACAGCGCCAGCAAGCCTTCAATCTCGTTAATGCAGGTGCGCGCCCCGAAGATATCGCCGCCGCCCGCGCCCGAGTCGATGCAGCCCGAGGTGCATTAGAAACCATTCAAACCCAAGTCAACGACACGATTATTAAAGCGCCCTTCACTGGCGCAGTCACAAAAAAATATGCCGATCCCGGTTCTTTTGTTACGCCCACCACCGCAGGAAGTAGTGTAGAAGGAGCCGCATCGAACTCCATTTTGACACTGGCTGCCACTCCGCTTGTTGTCGCCTATCTCGACGAAGCCAACGTCGGGCGCGTAAAAATCGGGCAATCCGTCAAAATTAGCAGCGATGCCTACCCCAATCGCCCGTTTCAAGGAAAGGTGAGCCAAATCGCCCAGCAAGCGACGACAACGGCGAACGTCACCAGCTTTGAGGTTAAGGTTGCTTTAGAACCCGCCGCTCGGGAAGCGCTCAAAATTGGGATGAATGTCGATACTGAATTTCAAGTGGGAGAGTTAAAAAATGCGCTCTTGATTCCCTCTGCCGCGATCGTTCGCCAGAAAAATGGGACGGGCGTTTATACTCTCGGCACGGACAATAAACCCGTTTTTAAACCGATTAAAGTCGGGCTAACTATCGGCGAGCAAACTGAAGTTAAATCGGGAATCGGTAAGCAAGATTCTGTTTTGCTGAGTTTTCCGCCCGGAATGGAGCCGAAAGCGCAATTAAGAGGGCCGCTGGGCGAGCTAACGAAAGGGAGAAATTCCGGTCAGAATCGCTCCTCCCCAAGGAACAATAATGGTTCGCCTCCTCCTCAATGA
- a CDS encoding ABC transporter permease — protein sequence MLKLEITTAKPKTNKAKKATQQIAFTEVVGIALEALWSNKLRTGLTMLGVTIGIASVTAISSIGEGMQKNVGQQMQSLGTNVLQVMSGAARSGNVSQGAGSLTTLTWEDKGAIEKGAPSAKLVSATLQRGGQVVYSGTNINTTIYGSDLNYPEVRNTHPASGRYFTQEEFDRADRVAVIGSVVQQKLFGNGTGLNEKIRVQGENYLVIGVMESKGSQGPMNRDDTIYIPLTTMSARIVGNNALQGISVSTIWIESESRDSLVAAQFQVTNILRLRHNIYNPENDDFRVMNQSDLVSAFSNIVGVLRIFAIAIAGISLLVGGIGIANIMLVSVVERTREIGIRKALGATNSAILIQFAIEAIAISTLGGVVGAGTGVCLAYFGSNAFGFPFIISRSSIVVGFILSMFVGFVAGVIPARTAARLEPIAALRSE from the coding sequence ATGTTAAAACTAGAGATTACAACCGCGAAGCCGAAAACGAATAAAGCAAAGAAAGCAACTCAACAAATTGCCTTTACGGAAGTTGTTGGAATTGCATTAGAAGCGCTCTGGAGCAATAAACTCCGTACCGGATTAACGATGCTCGGCGTAACGATTGGAATTGCTTCTGTTACTGCTATTTCTTCCATCGGAGAAGGAATGCAGAAAAATGTCGGGCAACAAATGCAATCGCTAGGAACGAATGTTTTGCAAGTCATGTCAGGAGCGGCGCGGAGCGGAAATGTTTCTCAAGGCGCGGGTTCGCTGACAACTTTAACCTGGGAGGATAAAGGTGCAATTGAAAAAGGAGCGCCTTCGGCTAAACTCGTCTCGGCAACCTTGCAGCGCGGCGGTCAAGTTGTCTACAGCGGCACTAATATTAATACCACAATTTATGGCAGCGATCTTAACTATCCTGAAGTTAGAAATACTCATCCGGCTAGCGGGCGTTATTTCACTCAAGAAGAGTTCGATCGCGCCGATCGCGTGGCAGTTATCGGTTCTGTCGTGCAACAAAAACTTTTTGGGAATGGAACGGGATTAAATGAAAAAATTCGGGTTCAAGGCGAAAATTATCTCGTGATTGGCGTGATGGAATCGAAAGGCAGTCAGGGACCGATGAATCGCGACGATACGATTTATATTCCCCTCACAACGATGTCCGCCCGCATTGTCGGTAATAATGCCCTTCAAGGCATTTCTGTTAGTACGATTTGGATTGAAAGCGAATCGCGAGATTCTTTAGTTGCGGCTCAATTTCAGGTCACAAACATTCTGCGCTTGCGCCACAATATCTATAATCCCGAAAACGATGATTTTCGGGTAATGAACCAATCCGATTTAGTGAGTGCTTTTTCTAATATTGTTGGAGTATTGAGAATCTTCGCGATCGCGATTGCCGGGATTTCGCTATTAGTCGGCGGCATCGGTATTGCGAATATCATGCTTGTCTCCGTTGTCGAGCGCACGCGGGAAATCGGCATTCGCAAAGCGCTCGGCGCAACAAATTCAGCAATTTTAATTCAATTTGCGATTGAAGCGATCGCGATTTCTACCCTTGGCGGTGTTGTGGGGGCGGGGACGGGAGTCTGTCTTGCTTACTTTGGCTCAAATGCCTTCGGATTTCCCTTTATTATTTCGCGAAGTTCGATTGTCGTTGGCTTCATTCTTTCGATGTTTGTCGGATTTGTTGCTGGCGTAATTCCTGCCCGAACAGCCGCTCGTTTAGAACCGATCGCGGCTTTGCGGAGCGAATAG
- a CDS encoding ABC transporter ATP-binding protein: MSVILMENIAKNYSLGGNPVPILNGIDLSIEEGEYIAIVGASGSGKSTLMNIIGCLDRASKGRYWFEGEDLTTFNDDELAYIRNQRIGFVFQQFNLLSRSTALENVMVPMVYANVPKAERRDRATRALVQVGLEERLHNRPNQLSGGQQQRVAIARALVNEPALVLADEPTGALDTKTSHEVMNLLGELNERGITIVIVTHEPDIAARTKRTIRIQDGAIA; encoded by the coding sequence ATGTCTGTTATTTTAATGGAAAATATCGCCAAAAATTACTCCCTTGGCGGCAATCCCGTTCCGATTTTAAACGGGATCGATTTAAGTATTGAAGAAGGAGAATATATCGCGATTGTCGGGGCTTCCGGTTCGGGAAAATCTACCCTGATGAATATTATCGGCTGTCTCGATCGCGCCAGCAAAGGACGTTACTGGTTTGAAGGCGAAGATTTAACCACCTTCAACGACGACGAACTGGCATACATTCGCAATCAACGCATCGGTTTCGTCTTCCAACAGTTCAATTTACTGTCCCGTTCCACAGCGCTGGAAAATGTGATGGTGCCAATGGTTTATGCTAACGTTCCTAAAGCAGAACGCCGCGATCGCGCTACCCGCGCCCTCGTACAAGTGGGTTTAGAAGAACGCCTCCACAACCGCCCCAATCAACTCTCCGGCGGACAGCAACAACGAGTAGCAATTGCACGCGCCCTCGTCAATGAACCCGCTTTAGTTTTAGCCGACGAACCCACGGGCGCGTTAGATACAAAAACGTCCCATGAAGTGATGAACTTGCTGGGGGAATTGAACGAACGGGGCATTACCATTGTCATTGTTACCCACGAACCCGACATCGCCGCCCGGACGAAACGAACGATTCGGATTCAAGATGGCGCGATCGCGTAA